TCGCCCGCCGCCCAGACCCCCGGCACATCGGTGCGCTGTTCCTCGTCGACCCGGACGCGCGGCCCGGCGGGCTCGATCCGGCAGCCCAGCGTCTCGGCGAGGTCCGTGTGCGGGAGCATGCCGTGCCCGACGGCTAGCGTGTCGCAGGGGACGCGCCGCTCGCTGCCGGGCCGGACCCGGCCCTCGGCGTCCAGTGCGGCGACGGTCACGGCCGCCAGGCGGTCGTCGCCGTGCGCCTCGACGACGGTGTGCCGGACGAGGGTCCGCACCCGGCGGCGCAGCAACTCGGCGGCGTACCCGGCCCCTTCGACGAGTTTGTCCGCCCGGCTGGCCAGCGCTCCGGCCCGGCGCACCAGGGCCCTGGGGTCGGCGGACTCCACCAGCGCGGTCACGGTGACGCCCGCCGCCGCGAGACCGGTCGCCACCGGCAGCAGCAGCGGTCCGGTCCCGGCGACGACCGCCGTACGGCCGGACACCACCAGTCCGCCCTTCAGCATGGCCTGCGCGCCCCCGGCCGTGACCACACCGGGCAGGGTCCAGCCGGGGAAGGGCAGCACCTTCTCGTAGCCACCGGTCGCGAGCAGGACGGCGTCCGCGCGCACCTCGACGGCGGTCTCCTGGCCGGGGCCGAGCAGGGCGTGGACGGTGAAGCGCGGGGGGTGGACGGTGGTGCGCCGGGGGCCGTCGCCCCCGGGATGCCGTTCCACGCACCACACATGGTGGTCCGGGAGATGGGTGACGCGCCCGGCGGCGATCTGCCGGTCGAGGCCGGCGCGCAGCCGCCGCCAGGTGCGCCACTGGTGGTGCAGGGCCTGCGGGCGTCGCGCCCCGAGCCCGGCGGCGGGCTGCCGGTAGAACTGCCCGCCGGGTGCCCGCGCCGAGTCGATCACCGTGACCCGGATGCCCTGTCCGGCCGCCGCGAGGGCCGCGGCGAGCCCCGCGGGGCCGGCGCCGACGATCGCCAGGTGGGGCGGCCCGGGGGCGGTGGCGGCGGTGGCTTCAGTGCTCATGGCCCGTGCCCTCCTGTGTGTCGATGGCGTCCCCCGGTCGCACCGGGACCAGACAGGCCCGTTGGTTGGGCCGGCCGTTGACGGTGACCAGGCAGTCGAAGCACACGCCGATGCCGCAGAAGATCCCGCGCGGCCGGCCCTCGCCCCGGGTGCTGCGCCAGGAGGTGACTCCGGCGGCCCAGAGCGCGGCGGCGACCGTCTGGCCGGGCAGCGCCGCCAGCTCATGACCGTCCAGGGTGACGGTGAAGGCGGGCTCCGGCTCGGCCCGTGCCAGTTCGTGCGGGTTCACGTCGGCTCCCCCTCCTCGTACTCCGCGAACCGGTCCGGACGGAACGGCGCAAGGTCCAGCTCGGGCGCCTCGCCCCCGATGGTCTGGGCGATCAACTGCCCGGTGCCGGTGGCGAGTCCGATCCCGGCGCCCTCGTGCCCGCAGGCGTGGAACAGGCCCGGGACCCGGGGGTCGGGACCGATCGCGGGCAGATGGTCGGGCATGTACGGCCGGAAGCCGATGTACGTCCGCATCGCCCGCACCCGCTCCAGGAACGGGAACAACCGGGTCGCGCCGGCCGCCAGCGCCCGGACGACGGGCAGGGAGAACGAACGGTCGAAGCCGACCCGTTCGCGGCTCGCGCCGATCAGCACCGGCCCGGCGGCGGTTCCCTCGACGACCGGGGAGGTCTGCAGCGCCGCCGAGTCGCTCGCCACGTCGGCCACGTAGTCGGCGGCGTACACCTTGTGCCGCACCAGCGGCGGCAGGGGTTCGGTGACGAGGACGAAGCCGCGCCGGGGGAGGACGGGCAGGGCGACCCCGGCGAGCGCGGCCAGTTCGCCGCCCCAGGTCCCGGCGGCGTTCACCACGGCCGGGGCGTGCACATCGCCCCGGTCGGTCCGGACGCCCCGTACGGCACCGTCCGGCGTGCGCAGCACCTCGGTCACCGTACGGCCGGTGAGCAGTCGGGCGCCGGAGGCCCGCAGGAGATGGGCGGCGGCCAGGGTGGGCATGACCTGCGCGTCCTGGGGGTAGTGGACGCCGCCCGCGAGGGAGGGCGCCAAGTGCGGCTCCAGAGACGGGAGTTGCTCTGCCGTGAC
The sequence above is drawn from the Streptomyces griseiscabiei genome and encodes:
- a CDS encoding FAD/NAD(P)-dependent oxidoreductase, whose product is MSTEATAATAPGPPHLAIVGAGPAGLAAALAAAGQGIRVTVIDSARAPGGQFYRQPAAGLGARRPQALHHQWRTWRRLRAGLDRQIAAGRVTHLPDHHVWCVERHPGGDGPRRTTVHPPRFTVHALLGPGQETAVEVRADAVLLATGGYEKVLPFPGWTLPGVVTAGGAQAMLKGGLVVSGRTAVVAGTGPLLLPVATGLAAAGVTVTALVESADPRALVRRAGALASRADKLVEGAGYAAELLRRRVRTLVRHTVVEAHGDDRLAAVTVAALDAEGRVRPGSERRVPCDTLAVGHGMLPHTDLAETLGCRIEPAGPRVRVDEEQRTDVPGVWAAGETTGIGGAALSLAEGHIAGRSAAARLRGRVPDPAAWAGAAESRAELREFFAVLDSVYVPPAHWIEQVTDDTVVCRCEEVTAGAVREALGELGAGDVRTVKLLTRAGMGWCQGRMCEPAVAGLTGCEPAVARRPFAQPVPLGVLARDTDHHQ
- a CDS encoding (2Fe-2S)-binding protein; the encoded protein is MNPHELARAEPEPAFTVTLDGHELAALPGQTVAAALWAAGVTSWRSTRGEGRPRGIFCGIGVCFDCLVTVNGRPNQRACLVPVRPGDAIDTQEGTGHEH
- a CDS encoding NAD(P)/FAD-dependent oxidoreductase, encoding MTERLTCDVVVVGAGMVGAACALYAARAGLSVVVVDRGPVAGGTTGAGEGNLLVSDKEPGPELELALLSQRLWAELAAEPGLGAAFEYEAKGGLVVASTPDGLAALETFAAGQRTAGVEAHTVTAEQLPSLEPHLAPSLAGGVHYPQDAQVMPTLAAAHLLRASGARLLTGRTVTEVLRTPDGAVRGVRTDRGDVHAPAVVNAAGTWGGELAALAGVALPVLPRRGFVLVTEPLPPLVRHKVYAADYVADVASDSAALQTSPVVEGTAAGPVLIGASRERVGFDRSFSLPVVRALAAGATRLFPFLERVRAMRTYIGFRPYMPDHLPAIGPDPRVPGLFHACGHEGAGIGLATGTGQLIAQTIGGEAPELDLAPFRPDRFAEYEEGEPT